One region of Dokdonia sp. 4H-3-7-5 genomic DNA includes:
- a CDS encoding ATP-dependent Clp protease adaptor ClpS yields the protein MSNQEKYQEDVDVLTEETPSHEIILYNDEVNTFDHVINTLIYACDHEENQAHQCALLVHYKGKCSVKSGEYKDLEPRCSKLLQAGLSAEIV from the coding sequence ATGAGTAATCAAGAAAAATATCAAGAAGACGTAGATGTACTAACAGAAGAAACTCCATCACACGAGATTATTCTGTATAATGATGAAGTAAATACTTTTGACCATGTGATAAATACGCTTATTTATGCATGTGATCATGAGGAGAATCAAGCACATCAATGTGCGTTACTAGTGCATTACAAAGGAAAATGCTCTGTAAAGTCTGGTGAGTATAAAGATCTAGAGCCTCGATGCTCAAAACTTTTACAAGCAGGACTAAGTGCAGAAATTGTATAA
- a CDS encoding S8 family peptidase: MAKLIILSLLFYSCLLQAQEDRFYIRTTSEKVEVPISTKDSIVTYLGNDARLKELFAEHQVKTFRKEFKYAQRDKLKRTYFVIAESKTFKEGLLNLAPDLFEFAESISNESLQIYEPNDYGVTSTTGKNLGTQAVLDYYDFLGVPQAWYYTTGSPEVIIGISDGYVDPEDPEFKGKTTVYKKSSLSKGHGFTIAAIAAARGDNGYGAAGVCYDCNIYTTTYGNFKELDQLLELSRAGAKVINCSWGSRTYYETAQEAINEMRDLGTVIVSVPHNAAYSVTNGEQLRYPGAYEHVISVGSVQHKNDEISDELLIEEKNGKYYAEKQQYHLSRTGGFKDNDPQNEYTLYLSSTNNLDSSVDIVAPGNDIFQYYNYKDNGKIVHNPYQATSPAAPLVTGTIGLMFSLNPSLSVDEVNSIIKLSATNIDHIKANAPLKGLWGAGSLHTGRAVKMTYDMLQTNAYMMIENQRFVRWNFKINAAYKIMIKNQQFIEDARVDFTAKDEILINAETVLLPGENGSIKLTIDPNASYNLETIKE; encoded by the coding sequence ATGGCTAAACTCATTATCTTATCTCTCCTATTCTATTCTTGCCTGCTTCAAGCGCAAGAAGATCGCTTTTACATACGCACAACATCTGAAAAAGTGGAGGTACCTATAAGTACAAAGGACTCCATTGTTACCTACTTAGGTAATGATGCAAGACTTAAAGAATTATTTGCTGAGCATCAGGTTAAAACATTTAGAAAGGAATTTAAGTACGCGCAGCGAGACAAACTAAAACGCACGTACTTTGTTATTGCAGAGAGTAAAACTTTTAAAGAGGGGTTATTGAATCTAGCTCCAGATCTTTTTGAGTTTGCCGAGAGTATCTCAAATGAATCACTACAAATTTATGAACCTAATGATTACGGCGTTACAAGTACTACTGGCAAAAACCTAGGCACACAAGCTGTTTTAGACTATTATGATTTCCTTGGTGTACCCCAAGCTTGGTATTACACCACTGGTTCTCCAGAAGTAATTATTGGAATATCTGATGGATATGTAGACCCAGAAGATCCAGAATTCAAAGGTAAAACTACCGTTTATAAAAAAAGCAGTCTTTCCAAAGGTCATGGATTTACAATCGCTGCCATCGCTGCAGCTCGTGGTGATAATGGATATGGCGCAGCAGGAGTTTGCTATGACTGTAACATATACACAACCACTTATGGTAACTTTAAAGAGCTAGATCAACTACTAGAACTATCCAGAGCAGGCGCAAAAGTTATTAATTGCAGCTGGGGATCACGCACCTATTATGAAACCGCACAAGAAGCAATTAATGAGATGCGCGACCTTGGTACCGTCATTGTTTCTGTACCACATAATGCGGCATATAGTGTTACAAACGGAGAACAATTGAGATATCCAGGCGCTTATGAGCATGTGATATCTGTAGGGAGTGTGCAGCATAAAAATGATGAAATCTCAGATGAACTTCTCATTGAAGAGAAGAACGGAAAATACTATGCAGAGAAGCAGCAATATCACTTATCGCGTACCGGCGGCTTTAAAGATAATGATCCGCAAAATGAATATACGCTATACCTCAGTTCTACAAATAATCTAGATAGCTCTGTGGATATTGTCGCACCGGGAAATGATATTTTTCAATACTACAATTATAAGGATAATGGAAAAATAGTCCATAATCCGTATCAAGCAACATCTCCTGCCGCACCACTTGTCACTGGGACTATAGGACTTATGTTTTCACTCAACCCTTCATTATCTGTAGATGAAGTAAATAGCATTATAAAATTAAGCGCGACTAATATTGACCATATAAAAGCAAACGCACCACTTAAAGGATTGTGGGGAGCGGGATCTTTACACACAGGGAGAGCTGTAAAAATGACATATGATATGCTTCAAACTAATGCATATATGATGATTGAAAATCAGCGATTTGTTCGGTGGAACTTTAAAATCAATGCCGCGTATAAAATCATGATTAAGAATCAGCAATTTATAGAGGACGCTAGAGTAGATTTTACTGCAAAAGATGAGATTCTCATCAATGCAGAAACCGTACTTTTGCCTGGAGAAAACGGATCTATAAAACTTACTATTGATCCTAACGCATCTTATAACTTAGAAACTATAAAAGAATGA
- the tpiA gene encoding triose-phosphate isomerase, producing the protein MRKNIVAGNWKMNNDLGATATLITALKQKKNEGNAEVIIAPTFVNLYSAFDSLSDSNITVAAQNMHQAESGAFTGEISAGMLKGIGVDTVILGHSERRAYFHESDELLAQKVDSALKNDMRIIFCFGEELEDRKAGKEENVVGSQLKNALFHLDASAWSNIVLAYEPVWAIGTGETASPEQAQDMHAFIRKTVAEKYNNEVAENVSILYGGSVKPANAKEIFEKPDVDGGLIGGAALKADDFFDIVNAFA; encoded by the coding sequence ATGAGAAAAAATATCGTCGCTGGAAACTGGAAAATGAATAATGACCTAGGTGCTACAGCAACCTTAATAACAGCACTTAAACAAAAGAAGAACGAGGGAAATGCAGAGGTTATTATCGCTCCTACATTTGTAAACCTTTACAGTGCTTTTGATAGTCTTTCTGACTCTAATATCACTGTTGCTGCGCAAAACATGCATCAAGCAGAAAGTGGTGCTTTTACGGGAGAGATTTCGGCAGGTATGCTTAAAGGAATAGGTGTAGACACTGTGATTTTAGGACATAGTGAACGTCGTGCTTATTTTCACGAAAGTGATGAGCTACTTGCTCAAAAAGTAGATAGCGCTCTTAAAAACGATATGAGAATTATATTCTGTTTTGGTGAAGAACTAGAAGACCGTAAGGCTGGAAAAGAAGAAAATGTGGTGGGTAGCCAACTCAAAAATGCATTATTTCACTTAGATGCTAGCGCATGGTCAAATATTGTTCTTGCTTATGAGCCTGTATGGGCAATAGGAACTGGAGAAACAGCATCACCAGAGCAAGCACAAGACATGCATGCCTTTATAAGAAAAACTGTTGCTGAAAAATATAACAATGAAGTAGCAGAGAATGTATCAATCCTTTATGGAGGATCTGTAAAGCCTGCTAATGCTAAAGAAATTTTTGAGAAACCAGATGTAGATGGTGGACTCATAGGTGGAGCTGCACTTAAAGCAGATGACTTTTTTGATATTGTAAATGCGTTTGCATAG
- the prmA gene encoding 50S ribosomal protein L11 methyltransferase, which produces MTPIYLGYTFTIEPRDPATEIIIAELGYAGFESFTETTSGVIAYIQKEEAFPSGEVDFAALLSDIQILNSDEFNIIYTAEEIEQVNWNEEWEKNFEPIEVDGKCAVRAPFHEKTDVEFDIVIEPKMSFGTGHHETTHMMIKHLLKLNVASRKTLDMGCGTGVLAILAEMRGAQPIDAIDIDNWCYLNTIENVERNNCKHITTYEGEASLLSDKNYEFIIANINRNILLQDIGVYASCLSEDGILLLSGFYTEDIPLISEKCNEHGLYFVSNYERNNWVACKFEKRG; this is translated from the coding sequence ATGACACCCATTTACTTAGGATACACCTTTACCATTGAGCCACGTGACCCTGCTACAGAAATTATCATTGCAGAGCTAGGCTACGCTGGTTTTGAAAGCTTTACAGAAACTACAAGTGGTGTGATTGCATATATCCAGAAAGAAGAAGCATTTCCTAGTGGTGAAGTCGATTTTGCTGCGCTACTTTCTGATATTCAAATTTTAAACTCAGATGAGTTTAACATCATCTATACGGCCGAAGAAATTGAGCAAGTAAACTGGAATGAGGAATGGGAGAAAAACTTTGAACCTATTGAGGTAGACGGAAAATGTGCCGTACGCGCACCTTTTCACGAGAAAACTGATGTTGAGTTTGATATTGTGATTGAGCCAAAAATGTCATTTGGCACGGGTCACCATGAGACTACACACATGATGATCAAGCACTTACTCAAACTTAATGTTGCTAGCAGAAAAACACTTGACATGGGCTGTGGTACTGGCGTACTCGCTATCCTAGCCGAAATGAGAGGTGCACAACCTATAGATGCGATAGACATTGATAACTGGTGTTACCTTAATACTATTGAAAATGTAGAACGCAACAACTGTAAGCACATTACTACTTATGAAGGTGAGGCTTCCTTGCTATCTGATAAAAATTACGAATTCATTATCGCAAACATAAACCGCAACATTCTTTTACAAGATATCGGCGTGTATGCGAGTTGCCTTTCTGAGGATGGCATACTCTTATTAAGCGGCTTCTATACAGAAGACATTCCTTTAATTTCAGAAAAGTGCAATGAGCATGGACTTTACTTTGTAAGTAATTATGAACGCAATAATTGGGTGGCTTGTAAGTTTGAAAAAAGAGGATGA
- the sucC gene encoding ADP-forming succinate--CoA ligase subunit beta: MNLHEYQGKEILNSFGVRIQRGYVAQTPDEAVAAAERLTEETGTGWHVIKAQVHAGGRGKGGGVKLAKSLDEVRSIADQIIGMDLVTPQTSAEGKRVHQVLVAEDVYYPGDSEPEEYYMSVLLNRGTGRNMIMYSTEGGMDIETVAEETPHLIFHEEIDPATGLLPFQARKIAFNLGLSGAAFKDMTKFVAALYKAYTDSDSSLFEINPVLKTSDDKIMAVDAKVSLDDNALYRRKEYAAMRDKREENQVEVEAGEKGLNYVDLDGNVGCMVNGAGLAMATMDLIKQSGGEPANFLDVGGTADAERVEAAFQLILKDPAVKAILVNIFGGIVRCDRVAQGIIDAYKNMGTINVPIIVRLQGTNADIAKKLIDDSGLDVQSAIEFQEAADKVQAVLA, from the coding sequence ATGAATCTACACGAATATCAAGGAAAAGAGATATTAAATAGTTTTGGCGTACGTATCCAGCGCGGTTATGTAGCACAGACTCCGGATGAGGCTGTTGCAGCTGCCGAAAGACTTACTGAGGAAACTGGTACTGGATGGCACGTTATTAAAGCGCAAGTTCACGCAGGTGGTCGTGGTAAAGGTGGTGGTGTAAAGCTAGCAAAGAGCCTAGATGAAGTAAGATCTATTGCAGATCAGATCATCGGGATGGATCTTGTTACTCCACAAACAAGTGCAGAAGGTAAAAGAGTTCACCAAGTGCTAGTTGCAGAAGATGTATACTACCCAGGTGACAGCGAGCCAGAAGAATATTATATGTCTGTACTACTTAACCGTGGTACTGGTCGCAATATGATTATGTATTCTACAGAAGGTGGAATGGATATTGAAACAGTAGCAGAGGAAACTCCGCACCTTATTTTTCATGAAGAAATTGATCCTGCAACAGGATTACTTCCTTTCCAAGCACGTAAAATTGCATTTAACTTAGGATTAAGTGGTGCTGCTTTTAAAGACATGACAAAATTTGTTGCTGCTCTTTATAAAGCATATACAGATTCTGATAGTTCACTTTTTGAAATCAACCCTGTTCTTAAAACAAGTGATGATAAAATTATGGCAGTAGATGCAAAGGTATCACTAGATGATAACGCATTATACCGTCGTAAGGAATATGCAGCAATGCGTGACAAGCGTGAAGAAAACCAAGTAGAGGTTGAAGCTGGTGAGAAAGGACTTAACTATGTAGATCTAGACGGAAACGTAGGATGTATGGTAAACGGTGCTGGACTTGCAATGGCAACTATGGACCTTATCAAGCAATCTGGTGGTGAGCCTGCAAACTTCCTTGATGTAGGAGGTACTGCAGATGCTGAGCGTGTAGAAGCTGCTTTCCAATTAATACTTAAGGATCCAGCTGTAAAGGCAATCTTAGTAAACATTTTTGGAGGTATTGTACGTTGTGACCGTGTGGCACAAGGTATTATTGATGCATACAAAAACATGGGAACTATCAACGTGCCTATCATTGTACGTTTACAAGGAACTAACGCAGATATCGCAAAGAAATTAATAGATGATTCTGGACTTGATGTTCAATCTGCTATTGAATTCCAAGAAGCTGCA